A portion of the Candidatus Scalindua japonica genome contains these proteins:
- a CDS encoding DUF2283 domain-containing protein encodes MKIEYSKEADAIYVYFKEEFVAKSKEIEDGVVIDFDEKGQLIGIEVLDVSQRYSLSDIVNVNIENLPVEAISK; translated from the coding sequence ATGAAGATCGAATATAGCAAAGAAGCAGATGCAATCTATGTTTACTTCAAAGAGGAATTCGTGGCAAAGTCCAAAGAGATTGAAGATGGCGTTGTTATTGACTTTGATGAAAAAGGTCAATTAATAGGAATTGAGGTATTGGATGTAAGCCAGCGATACAGTCTTTCCGATATTGTTAATGTAAATATTGAAAATCTTCCCGTAGAAGCGATTAGCAAGTAA
- a CDS encoding DUF4258 domain-containing protein encodes MKKIIRFDRHARRRMKWRRIPEEEVKLILDKPDKTEQSIKGRINVYKTIGTRYLKVTFKEFPDEILIISVVDKS; translated from the coding sequence ATGAAAAAGATTATAAGATTTGACAGACATGCACGACGTAGAATGAAATGGAGGAGAATCCCTGAGGAGGAAGTCAAACTTATTCTCGATAAGCCTGATAAAACAGAGCAATCAATAAAGGGAAGAATAAATGTTTATAAAACAATCGGAACAAGATATCTAAAAGTTACTTTTAAAGAATTTCCTGATGAGATACTTATTATAAGTGTTGTAGATAAAAGCTAA
- a CDS encoding type II toxin-antitoxin system RelE/ParE family toxin, which translates to MEDLSRLDKPIIRRILKKVSWLSNNFDSITPESLSGDFKGSFKLRLGDWRVVYTIESELILI; encoded by the coding sequence ATAGAAGATTTATCACGGCTTGACAAACCAATAATCAGACGTATTCTCAAAAAGGTTTCATGGCTTTCTAATAATTTTGATAGCATAACTCCTGAGTCTTTGTCCGGTGATTTCAAGGGATCTTTTAAACTAAGGCTAGGCGATTGGAGAGTTGTTTATACAATTGAAAGTGAATTGATATTAATTTAG